A window of Camelus ferus isolate YT-003-E chromosome 1, BCGSAC_Cfer_1.0, whole genome shotgun sequence genomic DNA:
ctTCAAAACTTCTGTAATATAACTTCCTCAAGTTTCTTTCCatgccctttttctttttaccttatgCACACTTCCCAATGGTTAGGTCATCCATAAGTATGCCTTTACCTACCCAAATACTCCCAAGTCATTGTTTCCATTAACCTCTAACAAACTCATTGTTAGTAAGCTATCTCACTTGGATGTTCAGAGGAGAACCATCTAATCATCAAATGTCTCCGCTCTTCTTCACTGTCCACTCCCTTCAAATCTGTCACAGAGTCCTACTGATTTTACATTCTCATTTATCTTGATTTCTTTGTCCTCCTCATCACTTCCAATAACATATTATACATTGACTAAAAACCTCACATGCATTTGAATCAACTGGagagtatttttgaaatatagaTCATTAAACTTCAGTCTTGCTCCCATAGAATCAGTATGTACAGTAATACCTCACTATCTATATTTTGTACAAAAAGTTCCCCAGACAATTCTGATGTGTATTCTGGTTTGCGAAACACTGGACAAGAGTATCAGCTTCCTAATACATTATTCCTAACTCTGGTTTCCCCTCCCTACAAAGTATTTTCTCCATCAcccaatatttaatttaaaaaatatcttacaaTGCCACTTCTAGACCTAAAAGTTTGCAGTGCATTCCTAAGGAACAAAATTCAAGATCCTTCAAGTGGCATCCAGttctttttataataattcaAACTTCTTTTCCCTAGACTCTCATCCATGTCCCAGACACAGAATGTCCCAAATATGCTAAAGTATCCCCATAACTTTAGCTCATGCTTagaatgtctttccttttgtctAAAACTTCTAATTCCTGCACATTTTTTGAactgaaatatttgcattttccattATATTCCCAAAATTAGTTTCCATTATAATGGTAgtagtaaattaaattaaaggcaTTCTGATAAGCACATGGTTTTATTTCAACTACTTATTccaatattctttttatatacttttagtGAGTGTTCTTTTTACATTTACTGCATTTCATTTCAGGAGCCATCCAGTAACAACATGGATATTAAAAATGCAACATCACTGACAAAGTTTGTTCTCACAGGCCTTACATATCAACCAGAGTGGCATATTCACCTGTTCCTGATGTTCTTGATGATATACCTCATCACCATCATGGGAAACCTTGGGCTAATTGCTCTCATCTGCAATGACCCTCAACTTCACATTCCCATGTACTTATTCCTTGGTAGTTTGGCCTTTGTGGATGCTTGCATATCCTCCACAGTGACCCCCAAGATGCTGGTCAATTTCCTAGCCAAAAGTAAGATGATATCTCTCTCTGAATGCATAACacaattattttcctttgcattcagtGCAACCACAGAATGTTTTCTCTTGGCAACAATGGCATATGATCGCTATGCTGCCATATGCAAACCATTACTTTATCCAGTGATTATGACCAATAGACTATGCATTCGACTATTAGTTTTAGCATTTGTAGGTGGCTTTATTCATTCCATAATTCATATAGGTTTTTTATTCAGATTAACCTTTTGTAAGTCTAACATAATACATCACTTTTACTGTGACATCATGCCATTGTTTAAGATTTCTTGTACTGACCCTTCACTCAATGTTCTGATGGTTTTTATCTTCTCTGGGTCAATACAAGTGTTCACCGTTCTTACTGTTTTTGTCTCTTATACACTTGTTCTCTttacaatcttaaaaaagaagtctGTACAAGGCATAAAGAAAACATTCTCCACCTGTGGAGCCCACCTCCTATCTGTCTCTTTATACTATGGGCCTCTTCTCTTCATGTATGTGCGCCCTGGATCTGCACAAGAAGATGATCAAGATATGGTGGACTCCCTATTTTACACTGTTGTAATTCCTTTCTTAAATCCAATTATCTACAGCCTGAGAAATAAGACAGTCAAAGATTCACTGACAAAAGTGTTAAAGAGAAATGTTTAGATCTCATACTGTTgtctgttgtctttttattaaaattgtcaTAATTGTAAAGATTGCACATGGGCTCTGTTTTGGTAGTGTTCCAAATTTTTTGCAGTTACAATTACTCTAGTGTTTTAATGATTTAAAGTGTAGCACTAATATACtccttaaaatatttgtatatgttgtttaaaatatacaaaaaattttaaataagtgtttaTATTATGTTAGAACAATTAAAGCAGAAGacagtaaaaacattttaaatgcttgtaTGTTCTTCAATGTAGCTTTATAAAATCAGTAAGTACTGAAACAGTGCAGTTCCTCTAACAAGACTCGATTATGTTGTCTTTGACAGTAATGCAGCTGTGTAGCCTGGAGATTCATATCACATTTAAATCTACAGTGGAGGCAGGTTTGTGTTTGAGTGAACAGAAGCAAATCCAGGAATTCTGCTAGGGATCAAAAGGTTCTTATATTCCACTCCATTTGGTACATGATGAATTATACTTCTTGTAGGGGTTCAATACTCATAACACATAGAGAAATAACCAGAAATTGCCAAAGCaatgaggaaaaaatgagaatggATTTAAGACAGTAAAGGTGGAGCCAAACTGTAAAAGAATGCCCTTAGCCTAGTGTATGTCTACTGAGTAACCAGAAGGAGAGTTATCTCTTGCATACGTTGCCTTGAAAGGCACATTTCAGCTATGTTCGTATGTTGTAGGGTAACTTGAAAAGCTTCACTAATTCAGAAAGCTAGGAGATGATATTTAAGAATAATCTAAAGTATCATACACATCAAGtaaattattcttattcttatcaCTAGGATTAGCAACTGGAACAGACTATGACCAAATATCAGGGAGAAGCTATTCAAttagatgttttatttaaatacttgtCTTATTTAAAGTagataagcattcaataaataaaattattttatcatctgAAAGTCTACTTCACAAGATGAGATTAGGTCATCTGCCCTCTTTTTGTTGCCCTAAGGGATACTCCAAAGCCCTTGGAAAGGGAATGATGGAGCACAATCCAGCTGCTTTTATGTTTTGTCCCAGAAAATTACTGTTATTGCAagtctctatttaaaaaatttttgttgctgTGTAACATTCTAAGTATATTAATGATTCCCTATCAATTGACTTGATTTTGACTTGTTCATTCATTACTATGACCCCAAAACTAGATCAATAACATAAACAGCTAGTATCTTCTGCATTGTAATGGTCTGCTTACCTAATTGATCCTTTCCTTAAATCAGAAAGTTGACATCAAGCTATAAATATATGACAATTTGTTACCTGTCAAGTCTTAATTTAGGCTAGGTGACTATGGAACAGACAGCTGGAGGTCTCTCAGAAATCAGAATTCCCGTGTAGCCTTCTCTTATGTATTCTGGTCTATAGATTCCTCTTCTATGGTTTATCCTTAGTGTAATGTCAGCTACTTTATGCCTTCCAGAAATTCACCAAAATCCCTAGTCCACTGATGTGATCTCATTCTCACTTCTGTtatagatatttttctcttttttgtactTCATTTTTGTCACTTCAATGGCATATTGGGAAAGAGATAATATATACACCTGTGTAAAAGTCACATTTTGAACAAAACATGATATTATTTAGTAGTTATTTAAATGTAAAGGATATCATGTTGCTAAGTCTACTCAGTTGTGTGGAACACTGGTGATGTTTGATTAAACCATCCCATGGAAATACtaataatatacacaaaatacactttattataaaagtatattgAATTTCTTAACTGGGAgatttaaaatatccataattCTATCTTTATaaacatgtgtatacatattttttctcacTATTTTATAATACCTTCTACTGGTCAGAAATTATCTGAcaaaattattcaatattttgttcaaaaaaaacaaaagaatttggatttagggaaaaacaaagagataCCGATTAAACTAGACTAGTAGTTCTAAAGTCTGTTTTGTTGACTGACTATGGTAGAACTGTATTGAGAGTACATTGGGTATGTGTCAAAAACTCTCAGTTCTCAGcttttttttagctctttttaGAAAGAGGTTCTCAAACCTTAGTGGGCTTATAATTACATAGAAATCTTGATAAAACACAGATTGATAGGTACCATCAATGTTTTTGATTCAGCAATGTTAATGCTGTTGGTTTGGGATCATATTTATTGAACCACCATTTTGGACTAAATTTTGAGACCCCTTCTAATTCAAATGTTGAACCCCTAACTTCTAATGTGGTGGTATTTGGATTGACAACTTCAGGAGGCAATTAGGGCTAGATTATGTCATCATGAGGGTGAGGCCTTCCCagtgagattagtgcccttataagaagagagaaaggagaactctctctgtgtgtgtctatgtgagtACTCACCAAAGAAACACTATGTGAACTCAGAGAGAACGCAGCTGTCTGTAAGTCAAGAAGTGGGGTCTTTCCATGTACTGTACTGCTGGCACCTCAATCTTGAACTTCTCATCTTGCAGAACTGTAAAAAatcaatgtctgttgtttaagccacccactgtatgatattttgttataggaGCTGAACAGACTAGGaaatcactgttttaaaataatcagtaaagCAAAATTGTTACAGTATCAAAAAATTTAGAGAACAAAGGAGTTTTTACATATCCTCTATTCCCTGCTTAGATAGTGCTATGCAAATATACTAAAAGTTTCTACCCTCTGTATTCTACTTTATTCCTTGTTTTGAGCAGGTAGATAATAGATGCTGATATTAGATGTCAGCACCTGtttcaaagaatgaagaaatgtgaactttttaatatctttttattgGAAACCATGATTGACAATGATGATAGCCTATCAAACTTCATTGCCTCATTTCAATAACATTAATGGGAAGAAAATCTGTCcattagaaaaaaagtaattattaagcTGGGTCAAATTCTGCATCATTcattactctttaaaaatttttatacacaACATGTTTGACTTGCCAAAATAATGTGATATTTGTCCCTTCCAAGTAGGTACTCTCTAGGTGAGACTTAACaacaataattaataatcttATCATAATATCCcctaaatttttctaaaaaagagagaaattcccTAAATATATAGTGAGTAttaaaaagacttcaaaatttgTGAGATTGTAAGTTTGGAgcaaaaagcaagacccaactatacAGTGCTTATAAAGaacccattttaaatataaagacccaaataagttaaaagtaaaaggatggggaAAATGTATCATGAAATACTAGAAAAGACCCTGAAATAGCTCTATTGAAAGAAATCAAACTGATATATTGATATTATTGACATCATTGACACTCTACACACAACAGCAgaaaacatagtattttaaaGTACACAAGAAACATCTATCAAGATATAACAAGTTATTGAGTTGGATATATCACTTATGTATGCTTTCTCTGTTTTGAAATATTCTATTGTAGTCCACTCTCTTTCTGGAATAAATTAAATTGGAGAGATATTTTAAAGCATgcaagtacattttaaatgtgtcatGTCAATTCTTTCTCAAGAAAGAATCTCAAACTAATTATCCTCAATGAAGACTTACTGACAAAAGTCAAATGATTTATACCTAAAGGATTTATACGTCCCATTGTACTAGAGACCAATGCTTTAAAACGAAGGAGGAAAGTTCTGCTGTAGTTTCCTtacccttcctttctcttcccttccttcctttccttcctttttttccttatagtgATCTGTTACAAAACAATTTTCTAACAAATTTCTTTATATAGATTTACTGATAACTAGTGTTTTATATACGTATTAGAGTCTTTCAATTTGACAAATTCATGTAATATTTGGAAAGCAAAATGAAGCAGTGGCATTTTCTCTTCCAGTGCAAGTGAATATGCAGGCTCAAGATGACATGAGTAGGGCAGCAGATACCTTCGCATCCTATTGTTTAGTAATCAGCGTTATGAGAGGGGGAAGCTCGGGTTGCAATAGCAGTGGTAGCTGTGGTAGCAGCAGCTTTCTGATCTCTATATGGAGCAATAGAGCTGTGACTGAAAATAAAgcccaatgattttttttaaaagcaactaatttcttgtatttttcctgaCATTTGAATAGCAGTTTCTGTCTCCTGCGTCAAAATATGACAGCATCTCTTTGAATGCATTTCTATAGCTTTACAATATTAGAATCTTCACAAGGGTCTCATATTATAAAACTAGTTTAATATCTAAATGAGTTCCTGTTAGActattcataaatataaatatatatgtgtg
This region includes:
- the LOC106730599 gene encoding olfactory receptor 5H2-like, producing MDIKNATSLTKFVLTGLTYQPEWHIHLFLMFLMIYLITIMGNLGLIALICNDPQLHIPMYLFLGSLAFVDACISSTVTPKMLVNFLAKSKMISLSECITQLFSFAFSATTECFLLATMAYDRYAAICKPLLYPVIMTNRLCIRLLVLAFVGGFIHSIIHIGFLFRLTFCKSNIIHHFYCDIMPLFKISCTDPSLNVLMVFIFSGSIQVFTVLTVFVSYTLVLFTILKKKSVQGIKKTFSTCGAHLLSVSLYYGPLLFMYVRPGSAQEDDQDMVDSLFYTVVIPFLNPIIYSLRNKTVKDSLTKVLKRNV